Proteins from a genomic interval of Niabella soli DSM 19437:
- a CDS encoding DUF488 domain-containing protein, with amino-acid sequence MRLPAAISRSCKQEKNKDVFLKNGPAIYHMNHPGNKIIYTIGHSTHSFAELLEMLQSFEVRVLADIRRFPGSRKYPQFNKDNLAPALEKNGISYIHLEELGGRRKVQTDSPNNRWKNASFRGYADYMETKEFATAIARLEAIALKQRTACMCSEAVWWRCHRSMVSDYLKAKGWMVLHIMATGKTTEHPYTSPARVVGDCVFYSDKNLFDQ; translated from the coding sequence ATGCGTTTGCCCGCTGCCATATCCCGATCCTGTAAACAAGAAAAAAATAAAGATGTATTTTTAAAAAATGGTCCTGCTATTTATCATATGAATCATCCGGGCAATAAAATCATCTATACTATCGGGCATTCCACCCATAGCTTCGCGGAATTGCTGGAGATGCTGCAATCCTTTGAGGTGAGGGTTTTGGCTGATATCCGGCGTTTCCCGGGCTCCCGAAAGTATCCTCAATTTAATAAAGACAATCTGGCTCCCGCCCTGGAAAAGAATGGAATAAGTTATATACACCTGGAGGAACTGGGTGGCAGAAGAAAAGTACAAACGGATTCCCCCAACAACCGTTGGAAAAATGCATCGTTCAGGGGGTATGCCGATTATATGGAGACAAAAGAGTTTGCAACTGCGATAGCAAGACTGGAAGCCATAGCGCTGAAACAACGAACAGCCTGTATGTGCTCGGAAGCCGTGTGGTGGCGCTGTCACCGGTCGATGGTGTCCGACTATTTGAAAGCAAAAGGATGGATGGTACTGCACATCATGGCAACAGGGAAAACTACGGAGCATCCCTACACTTCACCGGCAAGGGTTGTAGGGGATTGTGTTTTTTATTCAGATAAAAATTTATTTGATCAGTAA
- a CDS encoding hypervirulence associated TUDOR domain-containing protein, whose translation MSAKFKVGDTVSWNSEAGRVSGTIIKVHTTDFDYKGYTHHATEDDPQYEIKSSKSDHIAAHKGAALTKMPNG comes from the coding sequence ATGTCAGCAAAATTCAAAGTGGGAGATACTGTCAGTTGGAACTCAGAAGCCGGAAGGGTTTCCGGTACTATTATTAAAGTGCATACAACCGATTTTGATTATAAAGGGTATACCCATCATGCAACGGAAGATGATCCGCAGTATGAAATTAAAAGCAGTAAATCCGATCATATTGCCGCACATAAAGGGGCGGCGCTCACTAAGATGCCTAATGGGTAA
- a CDS encoding iron-containing alcohol dehydrogenase, which produces MSTIQNNLTVFFPGKLVFANGCMEQLPDEIKALQPAKVFIVTIKPLEPAVSRLKTQLNKNGIGVQTDTTIVQEPSFSDFEQLMVQVSAFDPDLVIGIGGGSVLDVAKLAAAQLGNEQQLSDYVGIGLLKGRERKLICVPATSGTGSEASPNAILVDGAGQKKGIISPYLVPDIVYVDPLLTISVPPAITAATGIDALTHCMEAYTNKFAQPFIDMMAFEGMRLIAQYIETAVKDGSNAEAREKVAMGSLLGGICLGPVNTAGVHALSYPLGSLFHLAHGLSNALLLPYIMEYNIPAATKKYAEVAIALGCERQSTDAATAARGVKKIRELISACGIPQTLKEVNVPEEAIAGMAADAMKVQRLLKNNPREITEQDAIAIYKAAMG; this is translated from the coding sequence GTGAGTACTATCCAGAATAATCTTACTGTTTTTTTCCCTGGCAAGCTCGTTTTTGCAAACGGATGCATGGAACAATTGCCTGATGAAATAAAAGCGTTGCAGCCGGCAAAAGTGTTTATTGTTACTATAAAACCGCTGGAGCCTGCCGTCAGCCGCCTGAAGACCCAATTAAACAAAAACGGGATCGGGGTACAGACCGATACCACAATTGTACAGGAGCCTTCTTTTAGTGATTTTGAACAACTGATGGTGCAGGTGAGCGCTTTTGATCCGGACCTGGTGATCGGTATTGGGGGCGGTAGTGTGCTGGATGTGGCAAAACTGGCGGCAGCACAGTTGGGGAACGAACAACAATTAAGTGATTATGTAGGTATTGGTTTACTGAAGGGAAGAGAACGGAAACTGATATGTGTGCCCGCTACTTCCGGCACGGGTAGCGAAGCTTCACCTAATGCCATATTGGTAGATGGCGCCGGTCAGAAAAAAGGGATCATTAGCCCGTACCTGGTGCCCGATATTGTATATGTGGATCCCCTGCTTACAATATCGGTGCCACCGGCGATAACCGCAGCAACCGGTATTGATGCATTGACGCATTGTATGGAAGCCTATACCAACAAATTTGCCCAGCCTTTTATTGATATGATGGCGTTTGAAGGAATGCGCCTGATAGCCCAGTATATTGAAACCGCGGTAAAAGACGGAAGTAATGCGGAAGCGCGGGAAAAAGTGGCCATGGGGAGCCTGCTGGGCGGGATCTGCCTTGGACCGGTGAACACAGCAGGGGTACATGCCTTATCTTATCCTTTGGGTAGCTTGTTTCACCTGGCACATGGTTTGTCCAATGCTTTATTGCTGCCCTATATAATGGAATATAATATTCCCGCAGCCACGAAGAAATACGCGGAAGTGGCCATAGCGCTTGGATGTGAGCGGCAAAGTACGGATGCAGCCACCGCGGCCCGGGGCGTAAAAAAAATACGGGAGTTGATCAGTGCCTGCGGTATCCCTCAAACATTAAAGGAAGTAAACGTGCCCGAAGAAGCTATTGCCGGGATGGCGGCGGATGCTATGAAAGTACAACGGTTGCTGAAGAATAACCCGAGAGAAATAACAGAACAGGACGCTATTGCTATTTACAAAGCGGCAATGGGCTGA
- a CDS encoding dihydrodipicolinate synthase family protein: MKLDKTKKKIIIPAVTPLTPSYQIDSTAVEKILAYFYAHDAVPFILGTTGEAPSLPLQQKRDYVAAASKYKKTVTALYAGISSNIIDESVELAKFCADHGVDAVAATLPAYYRLTEDQMKRYFEQLADAIPLPLIIYNIPATTHMSIPLPVIDALSHHPNIIATKDSERSDERLQESLQLWKNRDDFAHYLGWAARSAAALTGGSDGLIPSTGNIFPGIYQKMVQAIEAGDEALVYAMQQHSDTGGALYQSGRTLGESLWALKVLMHEKGLCQPVVMPPLLPQDENQAKELKETLSKIPFTE; encoded by the coding sequence ATGAAACTGGATAAAACCAAAAAAAAAATAATAATACCGGCGGTCACGCCACTTACCCCTTCTTATCAAATAGATAGTACAGCGGTGGAAAAGATCCTCGCTTATTTTTATGCACACGATGCAGTCCCCTTTATTCTGGGCACCACAGGTGAGGCGCCTTCGCTGCCGTTGCAGCAAAAAAGGGATTATGTAGCCGCTGCCTCCAAATATAAAAAAACAGTTACCGCATTGTATGCGGGTATATCGTCAAATATTATTGATGAGTCTGTCGAATTGGCCAAATTTTGTGCGGATCATGGGGTAGATGCCGTAGCGGCCACTTTGCCTGCTTATTATAGGCTTACCGAAGACCAAATGAAGCGGTATTTTGAGCAGTTGGCAGACGCTATACCACTGCCCCTGATCATTTATAATATACCGGCTACCACCCATATGAGTATACCGCTGCCCGTTATTGATGCCTTAAGCCATCATCCCAACATCATTGCTACTAAAGATTCTGAACGTAGCGATGAGCGGCTACAGGAATCTTTACAGTTGTGGAAGAACCGCGATGATTTTGCGCATTACCTGGGCTGGGCTGCCCGGTCGGCTGCTGCATTAACAGGAGGAAGCGATGGATTGATACCAAGCACAGGGAATATTTTCCCGGGGATTTATCAAAAAATGGTTCAGGCAATTGAAGCCGGCGATGAGGCGCTTGTTTACGCAATGCAGCAGCATAGTGATACTGGCGGGGCGCTTTACCAGTCGGGCAGAACATTGGGGGAAAGTCTGTGGGCGCTGAAGGTGCTGATGCACGAAAAAGGGCTGTGCCAGCCGGTAGTGATGCCGCCATTGCTGCCACAGGATGAAAACCAGGCGAAGGAATTAAAAGAAACGTTGAGCAAAATACCATTTACAGAATGA
- the pdxA gene encoding 4-hydroxythreonine-4-phosphate dehydrogenase PdxA, whose translation MTHLPIIAITMGDPASIGPEIAVKALKDKKIYEICRPLIAGDARVFEKIISELGLGVTINRIQEPAEAAFKYGAIDVIDLANVDISKLAYGKIDALCGEASFRSVEKVIQLALAGTVNATVTGPINKKSINDAGHHFAGHTEIYAELTGTKKYAMLLVEDKINVIHVSTHVSLRQACDLVKKDRILEVIALLRNGLISLGKTNLKIGVAGLNPHAGDNGLFGTEEALEILPAIEAARSQGYDVEGPVPPDTLFAKAATGAYGGVVAMYHDQGHIPFKLAGFKWNAEKQQMESVKGVNITMGLPIIRTSVDHGTAFEIAGKGIASPDAMVLAIESAVQLSNNKKV comes from the coding sequence ATGACGCATTTACCCATAATAGCCATTACCATGGGCGATCCGGCGAGTATCGGACCGGAGATAGCCGTGAAAGCTTTAAAAGATAAAAAAATATATGAAATATGCCGGCCATTGATTGCCGGCGATGCCCGTGTATTTGAAAAGATCATCAGTGAGCTGGGCCTTGGGGTTACCATAAACCGGATACAGGAGCCAGCAGAAGCAGCATTTAAATATGGGGCCATTGATGTAATAGACCTTGCGAATGTGGATATTTCAAAATTAGCCTATGGAAAGATCGACGCTCTATGCGGCGAAGCAAGTTTCCGTTCGGTCGAAAAGGTGATTCAGTTGGCCCTTGCGGGAACCGTTAATGCTACCGTAACGGGACCGATTAATAAAAAATCGATCAACGATGCAGGGCATCATTTTGCAGGACATACCGAGATCTATGCAGAGCTTACAGGTACAAAAAAATATGCCATGCTCCTGGTAGAAGATAAGATCAATGTGATCCATGTAAGCACGCACGTCTCTTTACGCCAGGCCTGCGACCTGGTAAAAAAAGACCGGATACTGGAAGTGATTGCGTTACTGCGTAACGGGCTCATAAGCCTGGGTAAAACCAATCTGAAGATCGGGGTTGCCGGCCTCAATCCTCATGCAGGAGATAATGGATTATTTGGTACGGAAGAAGCGTTGGAGATTTTGCCCGCTATAGAAGCCGCACGCAGCCAGGGCTACGACGTGGAAGGCCCGGTTCCGCCGGATACCCTGTTTGCTAAAGCTGCCACGGGCGCTTACGGCGGCGTGGTGGCCATGTATCACGACCAGGGGCACATACCTTTTAAACTGGCAGGTTTTAAATGGAATGCCGAAAAACAGCAAATGGAAAGTGTTAAAGGCGTAAATATTACCATGGGACTTCCGATTATACGGACTTCGGTTGACCACGGCACGGCTTTTGAAATTGCCGGTAAAGGCATCGCCAGTCCTGATGCGATGGTATTAGCTATTGAGAGCGCGGTGCAGTTAAGTAATAATAAAAAAGTTTGA
- a CDS encoding four-carbon acid sugar kinase family protein — protein sequence MILVIADDFTGAAEMAGICLGYGLRVMICTEDWIPADTDVLIISTDSRSMDRTAALERVSQVTREAVKMQPGCVYKKIDSVLRGFVADELLVQLELLGLHKAVIAPANPSLGRIISGGKYFINGIEIAASDFAKDPEFAIGSSDVKEMLGGAKINLLQKGSPVVEGLNIAESETVADAGYWASQVDRDCLPAGSGDFFDALLQRKYIKVNQQNQPALHTPHLYVSGTSFTVSKNRIREQGGACVAYIAAGLITGALPDEDWLTKAGIVLQQYQRLIIAFDDSIDTRNFDAVVLRNKMAEYVKAVVDRFGIQELLIEGGATAAAVFQALGARCFEPLYEWERGIVQMKTGHLTCIVKPGSYELPPVVKELYGML from the coding sequence ATGATTTTAGTAATAGCGGATGATTTTACGGGTGCGGCGGAAATGGCAGGGATCTGCCTCGGGTATGGCCTGAGGGTTATGATTTGTACGGAGGATTGGATACCGGCAGACACCGATGTATTAATTATTTCGACAGACAGCAGGTCGATGGATAGAACGGCGGCGTTGGAACGGGTAAGCCAGGTAACACGCGAAGCCGTTAAAATGCAGCCGGGTTGTGTATATAAAAAAATCGATTCCGTATTGCGGGGATTTGTGGCGGATGAGTTGTTGGTGCAATTGGAGCTATTGGGGCTGCATAAAGCTGTGATTGCCCCCGCTAATCCTTCCCTGGGGCGCATTATAAGCGGGGGGAAATATTTTATAAATGGAATTGAAATCGCAGCGAGTGATTTTGCCAAAGATCCCGAGTTTGCAATAGGGTCGTCGGATGTAAAAGAGATGCTCGGGGGAGCAAAAATCAATCTCCTGCAAAAAGGAAGCCCTGTAGTAGAGGGATTAAATATTGCGGAATCAGAAACGGTTGCCGATGCCGGATATTGGGCGTCACAAGTGGACCGGGATTGTTTGCCCGCCGGTTCGGGAGATTTTTTTGATGCCTTGTTGCAGCGCAAGTATATAAAAGTGAACCAGCAGAACCAGCCAGCCCTGCATACACCACATTTGTATGTGAGCGGAACTTCGTTCACTGTCAGTAAAAACAGGATCCGGGAACAGGGCGGTGCCTGTGTTGCCTATATTGCTGCCGGATTGATCACCGGTGCTTTGCCGGATGAAGACTGGCTTACTAAAGCAGGTATTGTTTTACAGCAATATCAAAGACTGATTATCGCCTTCGATGATTCAATAGATACCCGCAATTTTGACGCAGTAGTATTGCGGAATAAAATGGCGGAATATGTAAAAGCAGTCGTGGATCGGTTCGGGATTCAGGAGCTGCTGATTGAAGGAGGCGCGACTGCCGCCGCTGTTTTCCAGGCACTGGGCGCCCGCTGTTTTGAGCCGCTGTATGAATGGGAGCGTGGAATTGTACAAATGAAAACAGGCCACCTTACCTGTATCGTAAAGCCCGGAAGTTATGAGTTGCCTCCTGTTGTAAAAGAGTTGTATGGAATGCTGTAA